The following DNA comes from Chryseobacterium gallinarum.
GCTTTTTTTGTTTGACGAATGTTTACTTTAAGCTTTTAAATCTTTAGATAAAGAAATCCATATAAAATTAAAAAAGTCCTGCGAAATATCACAGGACTTTTTGATTTATTTTCTTGGCTTTTCTACTCCTTTCCATTCATCACCGGCTTTTCTGTACTGGCTTAGAATAAAAGTTTTGAAATCTTTGGTTTTGTATTCTATATTATCTGTATTCTGTTCAAACGGCATGATGTAGTAGTAATCTACGTCTGTTTTATCAGATTTGTTCCCTTTTTTCACAGAAGGTACATACTTGGAAAATTTATAGTTGGGAAGATATTGTCTTAACCTTGTATAAAATGCTTTGTCCTCTTTTTCGTTAGGAATGATATCAACGATATTCAAATGATCTTTTTTCTTATCGATCCAAAGGTAATACGTTTTTTCTTCCCCTAAATTCCTGTTGACAGAATTGAAGGCGAATAATTCTTTCGGAACCAGTTCTTTGATTTTTTCAGGATCAACCTTAGTATAGTATTGGCCTTTAGAAGGATCAACATAAGTTTCAAGGTTGTACATTAAAACCGAATTATTTTCAAATTTTTTATTTTTAAAATATTGATTTAAAGATAGTTCTGCGGTTGCTCTCAGCTCTTTACTTCTGTCATCCAGCTTTTTCGTTGGGTTCTGAGGATTTACATATTTTACAAATTCATATAAAACAACAGGTTTTATATCCTTAAGGTGGGGATAAGTTTTCAGCTGTTCTGCCATTACAAGCCAGTAATATTGTTGGTAATAGTCATCTTTATCAGCATCTTTCACACTTTTATAGGCTAAAGCAAGCTTTTTTGAATTTAAATATTTACCAAATTTTCCTTGTCCGAAGGCAAAGCTAATGGATAATAAGGCAAATAAAACAGTAAGGTTTCTTCTCATTTTTTTATAATTGATATTTTCGTTTTCCAAATATAATTATTTATTATATATTATTTTTGATTGTCAACGAAATTATGACGATATTATTGTCGTTAATTCAAAAGAAAATCCTGTATTGCTACAGGATTGATAATTATTATTTTAACATTGGATCGCAGAAACATACGAAAGGTAAACCTCAGATCCTGAACGTATCTATTATTCATTTTTCCATTAATAGGATGTTTCATGTACCTTCACTGCTCTTCCACTTGGATCATTCATTTTTTTGAAAGCCTCATCCCATTCCAGTGCAATAGGAGTGGAGCATGCTACCGATGGAACAGACGGAACTGTTGCAGCAGCAGTTTCACTTGGGAAATGCTCCTCAAAAATGCTTCTGTACCGGTATTCTTCTTTATTTTGCGGGGTGTTTACCGGAAACCTGAATCTCGCATTGGCCATCATTTCATCAGAAACTTCTTTTTCAGCAATATCTTTCAGAGTATCGATCCATGAGTAACCTACGCCATCTGAAAACTGTTCTTTTTGTCTCCATGCAATAGAGTCAGGAAGAAGATCTTCAAAAGCTTTTCTCAGTACCCACTTTTCAATCTTTCCTTCGGCGACATTAATCATTTTATCCTTTGGGTTAAGGGACATGGCAATATCCATGAATTCCTTATCTAAAAAAGGAACCCTTCCTTCTATTCCCCAGCTCATGAGCGCCTTGTTGGCCCGTAAACAGTCATACAGGTGAAGTTTTCCGAGTTTTCTTACCGTTTCATCATGAAACTCTTTAGCATCAGGTGCCTTGTGGAAATACAGGTATCCTCCGAATAATTCATCAGAGCCTTCCCCGGATAATACCATTTTGATGCCCATCGATTTGATCACCCTTGCCAGGAGGTACATAGGAGTGGAGGCCCTTATAGTTGTCACATCATATGTTTCCAGATGATAAATAACATCACGGATGGCGTCCAATCCTTCCTGAACAGTGAAATTAACTTCATGGTGAACGGATCCGATGTGCTCTGCTGCTTTTTGGGCGGCTGCAAGGTCAGGGGATCCCACCAGGCCTACCGCAAAACTGTGAAGCCTTGGATACCACGCTTCCTGGGTATCGCCGCTTTCAATCCTCTGTCTTGCAAATTTAGCTGTGATAGCTGATATAACAGACGAATCCAGACCTCCTGAAAGAAGCACGCCATAGGGAACATCACTCATCAGCTGCCTGTGAACAGCATCTTCAAGTCCCTTTCTCAGCTTTGAAATATCGGTTTCATTTTCTTTTACATGATCAAAGCTTTCCCAGTCTCTGGTGTACCATTGCTGAAGCTCACTACCGTCTTTACTGTATAACAGGTGTCCCGGCAAAAATGTTTCAATCTTTTTGCAGACGCCTTCCAGGGCTTTTAATTCGGAAGCAACATAAAAATTCCCGTTCTTGTCCCATCCCTGGTAAAGAGGACAGATTCCCATATGATCACGTGCAATCAGGTACGTGTTATTTTCTGTATCGTATAATGCAAATGCAAAAATGCCATTCAGTTTTTCCACAAAATCTTTTCCATATTTTCTGTAGAGGGACAGAATCACTTCACAGTCTGACTGGGTCTGAAACTCATAATCCGGAAATTCTTCTTTTAATTCCCTGTGGTTGTAGATTTCACCGTTTACGGCTAATACCACCTTTCCGTCTTTTGTAAATAAGGGTTGTTTCCCTGAAGTTGGGTCTACAATGGCGAGCCTTTCATGGGAAAATACTACTTTTTCGTCCTGAAAAACACCGCTCCAATCCGGTCCTCTATGACGGATCTTCTTTGACATTTCCAATACCTGAGGTCTTAATACTTCTGTTTTTTGTTTGGCGTCAAATAAACATACAATTCCACACATTTTTTTATTATTTATGAAACAAAAGTAAAATTGATGTTTAAAAATAACAACAAAAAAAGTTTAAATAAGAAAATTATTAACTTATTTATTTAAAATAAAGAAAAATTTAAAGTATTTGAATAGCTAATCTGTTTTCTGATTAATTTTTTTCACCAGGCTTACATTTTGTATTATCTCTATACGAAATAAAAATGACATATTTATTAATATATGATAATTTATTATACAAATTTTACCCCTTACTTTGTGGCTCGAAATAATTTTTTTTCATCATTTGTGTTTTTACCTTCTTGCAATTCTCATGCAAGAAGGTTTTGTTTTTATTCTATTCCCAACAATGTCCCTGAAACATTCCATGAGCTGAAGCTGGTTCCTTCTGAAGGACCTTGTGGAATTTTAATCTGTATGGTATGTTTTCCGGCCTTCAGGTCTCCAAGAGGAATGAAGTTGGGGTTTGTAACAGTTCCCGGACACCAGTTGGACCTGCTGAGGTCCGATGATGAAAGGCCGTCCTGGAAATTTCCTGAAGCAGGATTATATAAACGGTAAGAACCACAATCTGTTCTCCAAGGCACAAAAGAGAAGACCGGCTTCCCATCCATAAAAATAGAATTGGATTTAGGGACAAACTCATCACCATTTTCCCAACCTCCATGTCCGGTGGTAGTATATCTTAACTGGGCGTTTTTTAAATCTTTCTTTAGGATGAAATCTACCAACAGGCCTTTCTCCTGGCTGAACATGGTGGAGTAGTCCTGTCCGGCCATTTCCATGATATTTAAGGTGTTGAATAAAGGAATAACCGTATTATTTTTATGAACCGCCTGATCACTTTTATGGAGGGTGATCTCAAGACTTACTTTGTGGCCCCCTTTATCATAGTTGCCAATGAAAGTACCTACCCAGAGTTCTTTACCGGATAAAGAAGGCTTTAATTCTGTAATATCTTCTCTATAAGGGCTGATAGTTTGCCAGTTTTTATCTTTTAGCTGGATGTGATTGAACTTCTGGATTCCAAATGCCGTAAAGAACCTCATCATCTCTACAGCCGGATTATAACTTTCTGTGGCAATGACTCCATAATACTGCTTTCCGTTTCCGTTGTCAAAAACAGGAAGCGTTTTGGCCCCTTTTTCCAAACCATCAAAAAATGATTTTTCTTTGTCCTGGGGAATGAAGAATACGGTTCCGGTTCTGTCATAGGCATCTCCATTTGACTGCTGCTTCAATTCGACAAAAATATTTTCCCCTTCCGTAATGACCGGAAACTTGATCTTTTTTAAAATAATGGTTCCGTTAGCATATCTCTTTATAAGATCATCTGATTTTGAAGCATCGGAAAAGTTAATAGTTTCATTTTCAAAAACTTTCAGTGTGGTAAACCTGCTCTTCCAAAGAAGGTCTTTATAGCCAAGCTGATCAGTAGGCTGTATGCTCCCTTTTATGATATTTTCAATCCCTGTATTCTTAATTTTCTTCATGGAGGTAGCAGTAACAAGCGAATTTTTATTTCTTTCCACCTCCAATACCAATCCGAGATTTTGTCCTAATACAGATGGTCCGCCCTGTAATCCAAGATCATGAGTATACCAGATTTCAATCGTATTTGAATTAACTTTGGTCACTGCTTTTTTACAGGTATATCCCAGTATCTTTTTGGTTTCGGAAGTAAATTCAAAATTCTGCTTTCCTATAGATTCGGCATCGGAGGCTGAAATAATATCTCCGGGTTTTAAAAAAGCATAAGAAACAACAGTATTGGATGGTTTTTCCACTTTTGTTAGTTCAAAAGGATAAGGGCTTTTCTGTTCTTTAATAATAGCATTGAGAATAAAATTTTCCTTTTCATTGACCCAAACGATGGTGGAAGGCTGGTCTGAAACCGTTTTTCCGTTATAAGAGCTGGTGTATTGAATTTCATAGGTCTGTGCAGAAATTACACAGAATGAAAAAACTGCAAGAATAAAAAATAGAGTTCTTTTGTACATAATTGATGGATTTGTCTCAAAGTTATAGTAACTTTTCAAAGCTTCAAAACGCTTACTTTCTCAATAGGTAGAGAGTGAAATTGAAATGTTACAAAAAATGTTACAAAAAGTATTTGTTGATGTAAACAAAA
Coding sequences within:
- a CDS encoding GLPGLI family protein produces the protein MYKRTLFFILAVFSFCVISAQTYEIQYTSSYNGKTVSDQPSTIVWVNEKENFILNAIIKEQKSPYPFELTKVEKPSNTVVSYAFLKPGDIISASDAESIGKQNFEFTSETKKILGYTCKKAVTKVNSNTIEIWYTHDLGLQGGPSVLGQNLGLVLEVERNKNSLVTATSMKKIKNTGIENIIKGSIQPTDQLGYKDLLWKSRFTTLKVFENETINFSDASKSDDLIKRYANGTIILKKIKFPVITEGENIFVELKQQSNGDAYDRTGTVFFIPQDKEKSFFDGLEKGAKTLPVFDNGNGKQYYGVIATESYNPAVEMMRFFTAFGIQKFNHIQLKDKNWQTISPYREDITELKPSLSGKELWVGTFIGNYDKGGHKVSLEITLHKSDQAVHKNNTVIPLFNTLNIMEMAGQDYSTMFSQEKGLLVDFILKKDLKNAQLRYTTTGHGGWENGDEFVPKSNSIFMDGKPVFSFVPWRTDCGSYRLYNPASGNFQDGLSSSDLSRSNWCPGTVTNPNFIPLGDLKAGKHTIQIKIPQGPSEGTSFSSWNVSGTLLGIE
- the asnB gene encoding asparagine synthase B; protein product: MCGIVCLFDAKQKTEVLRPQVLEMSKKIRHRGPDWSGVFQDEKVVFSHERLAIVDPTSGKQPLFTKDGKVVLAVNGEIYNHRELKEEFPDYEFQTQSDCEVILSLYRKYGKDFVEKLNGIFAFALYDTENNTYLIARDHMGICPLYQGWDKNGNFYVASELKALEGVCKKIETFLPGHLLYSKDGSELQQWYTRDWESFDHVKENETDISKLRKGLEDAVHRQLMSDVPYGVLLSGGLDSSVISAITAKFARQRIESGDTQEAWYPRLHSFAVGLVGSPDLAAAQKAAEHIGSVHHEVNFTVQEGLDAIRDVIYHLETYDVTTIRASTPMYLLARVIKSMGIKMVLSGEGSDELFGGYLYFHKAPDAKEFHDETVRKLGKLHLYDCLRANKALMSWGIEGRVPFLDKEFMDIAMSLNPKDKMINVAEGKIEKWVLRKAFEDLLPDSIAWRQKEQFSDGVGYSWIDTLKDIAEKEVSDEMMANARFRFPVNTPQNKEEYRYRSIFEEHFPSETAAATVPSVPSVACSTPIALEWDEAFKKMNDPSGRAVKVHETSY